The sequence TGCATTCCACTCTTTATACAATTCTTCCAGCATACCCAGTTGTTGGATTTGCTTTGGAGTAAAATCATCAAAGTACTTGGTAATTAATCCCAGTTTTTGCGCGGCGCTTTCCATATAGCAGGTACAGTAAATAGGTAATAAAAAAACATCCAGATATCAAAAAACAGGAACCATGGGTATAGGTCTTTCTCATTGAGTTTAGCCATTCCTTTATATAAAATAAAAGCCTGTAATAAAAAACGAACAGCATAAACACCCAACGCCAATTGCCAGTTATAGAAGATGATAGACACCGCCAGCAGTGGGTACACAAAAAATAGAGAAAAGGAATACAATCCCAGCAAAAATTGGTGAATGGGTTTATAATATTTGCCTGTTGTATAATGCCTGTATTTTTGAGTCATCCATTCTCCCCAGGTAGTTTTTGGGTCACTCAATGTATGCGCATCATGATCCATTAAAATGGCTGTATTGTTAGCGTTTGCTACCTGGTTAATGAATAGGTCATCGTCTCCGCTAGGTATTTGGTTGATAGAGGAGAACCCTTTGTTTTTAAAAAAAAGTTCTTTCTTATAACTTAAGTTTCTACCAACTCCCATATAGGGTTTACCTGCTAGTGCATAGGAAAAATATTGCATGGCAGTATGAAAGGTTTCAAAGCGGATTAGTTTATTGAGTAAGCCCGGTTTTTTGTGATAGGCACCATACCCCAAAACAATTTCTGTTTCCTCATCATAGGTATCTTGCATTTTTCTGATCCAGTTTTCTGAAGCGGGAACGCAATCTGCATCTGTTAATAGAACTATTTCATACTTGGCGCTTTTAATCCCCATCGACAATGGGAATTTTTTCCCGCTGATCATTTTGGCTTCCTGTATAAGCTCAATCATGTTCAGATTTTTGAAAGATCGCTTGAATTCATCAATAACGTATTTGCTCTCGTCAGTTGAGTTGTCATTTACTAAAACCACTTCATGTGTTGTAGGATAATCCTGCACCAGCACTCCAGGCAGGTTTTTGACAAGATTGTGGGCTTCATCCCTTGCGCAAATAATTACAGATACAGGATGTTCAACGGATACTTCTTTTTCCTTATTACGGTAATAAGCCATTCTTCTAAAGAAGTATACATAATAAAATGCCTGAATGGCGATAACTGTACAAAAAAGTCCGAAACAAATCGTCCAGACAATATCGGGTATGATCATGCCGCAAAAATAGGGCAAAGACCAGTACTTTTGCAGGATGGCTGCACTAAGTTATACACTTGAACATACGGCAAATGGATCCGCTGCAAGGGCAGGAATTATTGAAACAGATCACGGTCAGATACAGACCCCGATATTCATGCCCGTTGGTACGGTAGGCTCTGTAAAGGCGGTTACGCAGCAACAGCTGAAGCTAGATATTCAGGCTCAGATTATATTGGGTAATACCTACCATTTGTATTTGAGGCCCGGTACTGAAGTGCTGGAAGCTGCCGGAGGATTACACCGGTTTAATGGATGGGACCGTCCTATATTAACTGATAGTGGCGGATATCAGGTTTTTTCGCTTGCAGCCAATCGAAAAATTAAAGAAGAAGGGGTTGTTTTTCAATCGCATATTGACGGGAGCAGGCATTTGTTTTCACCGGAATCTGTAATGGATATTCAAAGAAATATCGGGGCAGATATTATCATGGCTTTTGATGAATGTCCTCCCTATCCAAGCACCTTTGATTATGCAAAGAAAAGTATGGAGTTGACTCATCGCTGGTTAGACCGATGTATTGCCCGGTTGGCTGAAACGCCTGATAAATATGGGTATACACAGAACTTGTTCCCTATTGTACAGGGAAGTACTTATAAGGATTTGCGAAAAGCTTCCTGTGAATTCATTGCTTCACGCAACGCTGTTGGGAATGCCATTGGTGGATTAAGTGTTGGTGAGCCCGAAGACATGATGTATGAATTTACAGCACTGTGTACAGAAAATCTTCCACTCAATAAACCTCGGTATTTAATGGGAGTGGGAACACCCTGGAATTTGCTGGAATGCATCGATCAGGGTATTGATATGTTTGACTGTGTAATGCCTACCCGTAACGGAAGAAATGGAATGTTGTTTACTACACAGGGAGTGATTAATATCAGAAATAAAAAGTGGGCAAAAGATTTAAGTCCAATTGATCCAGGGTTACCATCAGAGCCTAGTCAGTATTATTCCAAAGCCTATTTGCGCCATTTGTTTGTGGCAGAAGAAATTTTGGGATTGCAGCTGGCTAGTATTCATAACCTCAGCTTTTATTTGTGGCTGGTAGGAGAAGCACGAAAACATATTCTGGACAATAGCTTTGCAAGCTGGAAAAAAGAGATGTTGGAAATTGTAAAGCGACGATTGTAATACAGCGTTTATAATCCCCTCGAAAAACTTTGTGGATAAGCCCAGTCTATAATTTTATTTATTCACTATTATGCAATATGCCATGCTTAGTGGGATACAGTGATTACTTTAGTAATGCTTACTAATCCGTTACCTACTGAAGCCCAGAAATTGATACATCCATTTTAATGGATGTATTTTTTTATCTTTGAATGAATGAAGAAGCTTGATTGGTACATACTCAGAAAATTTCTCACTACCTTCTTCTTTGCTATTTTTTTATTTGCGGTTATAGCCGTGGTGGTGGATGTTAGCGAAAAAACGGATGATTTTGTTCGTTCACAATTAGGATTCAGGCGCATAGTTACTGATTATTATGCGGGATTTATTCCTCATATCATTGCATTGCTTTTCCCGCTTTTTGTATTTATTGCGGTTATTTTTTTTACATCCAAAATGGCTGGTAACAGTGAAATCATTGCCATTCTAGCCAGTGGTACCGGTTATTCCCGGTGGTTGAGACCTTATTGGGTTGGGGGTATTATTATGGCAACAATTCTCTGGTTTGCTAACCAGTATGTGGTGCCCAAAGCCAATGTATTAAGAGGAAATTTTGAGGCAAAATATATTGATGCCAATTCAAGTTACAATGCATTGTTAGGTCAGTCGAATCATATTTATTTACGCATAGATTCTTTTACTTATGCAGGTATTCATTATTATGATACCACTGTAAAAAGGGGAGGTCCCGTTTTTTTGTATACATTAAAAGGGAATGAAGTGGTAGAGAATCTCAGAGCAGAATCCATTATCTGGGATACCGCATCACGCAAATGGAAAATGGATGTTGTTTTTGACCGAAAACTTCAGCCCATGCAGGAGAAAGTGGTACAGGAAGCTACCCGCCTGATGAATTTTAATTTTAAACCTTCCGACCTAACGCGGGATAAATACACAAAAGACAAATTGACTACGCCGGAATTAACCCGTTTTATAGCACTGGAAGAATTGCGGGGCTCGGAAGGGCTGAATAGTTTAAAAGTGGAAAGGTATCGTAGGGATGCCACTTGTGTAACCGTTATTTTGCTGACCCTAATCGGAGCCATTGTTGCCGGTAGAAAAGTAAGAGGGGGAAGTGGCGTACACCTGGCGGTGGGATTTGTAACCGCTGCTCTATTTATTGTGACCGATCGATTTTCCACTATTTTTTCTACCAAGGGCGATTTGCCCCCTCTTTTGGCAGCTTGGATTCCCAATATGATATTCCTAATGGTTGTATTGTATTTGTATCGTACTGCGCCAAAATAATTATTTGTGAAAATTTAGAACCAGACTGGCATTGATTTTGTTACAGATAGAACTTCAATTACCTTTGAAGCACAGATCATCTAACAAAAGATTGCCATGGGAATTATTAAAGACAGGTTTAAAGCAACAGCTGATACAGCTTCTGCGGAAATCAAATCCATTTTAAAAGATCACGGAAATAAAAAAATTGGTGAAGTTACTTTGGCCCAGATTTATCAGGGTATGAGGGGCATTACCGGTTTAGTAACTGAAACCAGTTTACTTGATGCACAGGAAGGTATCCGATTTAGGGGTTACTCAATTCCTGAGCTACAAGATAAGCTGCCTAAAGCGCCTAACGGCGGAGAACCTTTACCTGAAGGGCTATTTTACCTGATGTTGATGGGCGAATTGCCAACTGAAGAACAAGTGAATCATATCACCAGTGTATGGCAAAGAAGAAGTCATGTTCCTAATCACGTTTTTGCAACCATCGATTCATTGCCATTGAACACACACCCAATGACCATGTTTGTGGTTGGTGTGATGGCTTTGCAGACTGAAAGCAATTTTGCCAAGGAATATGCAAAGGGAATGAACAAGAAAGATTACTGGGATGCTACTTACGATGATGCCATGGATTTGATTGCTCGTCTTCCCAGAATTGCTGCTTATATCTACAGAAGAAAGTATAAGAATAACGAGCATATTCAGCCTAATGGATTGTTGGACTGGGCAGGCAACTTTGCCCATATGATGGGATATGAAGATGAGAGTTTCAAAGAATTGATGCGTTTATACATGACTATTCATGCTGACCATGAAGGTGGTAACGTATCTGCACATACCACACACCTGGTGGGTTCTGCTTTAAGTGATCCCTTTCTTAGCTACGCTGCAGGTATGAATGGTTTAGCTGGTCCTTTACATGGTCTGGCAAATCAGGAAGTGATTAAGTGGATTTTTGAAATGCAGGAAAAATTAGGAACAGACAGTCCAAGCAAAGAACAGATTGCACAGTACGTGCAGGATACTTTGTCTTCTGGTAAAGTTGTTCCTGGGTATGGTCACGCAGTATTGCGCAAGACCGATCCGCGCTTCTCTGCTCAAATGGAATTTGGTAAGAAACATATGCCGGACGACAAGTTGGTGAATACCGTGTGGAATATTTACGAAACGGTTCCGCCAATTTTGCAGTCCTTAGGAAAAATTAAGAACCCATGGCCTAACGTTGATGCACATAGTGGTGCATTACTCGTTCATTACGGATTTGTAGAGTATGAATTCTATACTGTATTGTTTGCCGTAAGCCGTGCATTAGGTGTGATGGCTAGCTTATGCTGGGACAGAGCATTGGGCTTCCCATTGGAAAGACCAAAATCTGTAACAACTGAATCTGTGAAATTGTGGCTGGAAGGCAAAGATCAAATCTGGGAGTAATGATTATTTGGCTTAAGCAGCCTTACTAATATTTTGAAGCCCGACTAATTAGTCGGGCTTTTTTATGGATTGTAGCAGAACAGTAGCTGCAAAATTCTGGGCATGGAAGAGGAGTCGTCCTCATCAAAATATTCATTTATGTCTGTTAATTGAAAATGATACTTTTTTGCCGCGGTTACAAAATCAGAAATATGATGATTGAAACAAGTAACAACTTGTGTTCCCTCCTCTGTATCAAATCTAGCTTTAGAACCATTGTATTGTTTAAAGGGGTGTAATTCACCTATGTAAACTGTTGCTCCGGATTCCATTACCAAGCTCAGTTGTTGGAAAATAGGTTCCAGATTTTCAATATGTTCTAGCATTAAGCTAAATGTAGCTAAGTCAAATTTTTCTGTTGCTGCAAAGTACCAGTTATGGGTTATATCTGCCTGGATAAACTTTACCTGGTTATCTGTGATTTTTTCTTTGGCTTTGTTTAGCATTTTTTCAGAGAGATCTATCGCTAGCACTTGCTTTGCAATTGATTTGAGCCATAGCGTGTTTTTTCCCGTGCCACAGCCAATTTCCAAACAGTTTTTAAATGACTTTCCTTCTAATGCATTTCTTATTGCAATGGCTTCTAGATCTCTGGTTTTGTTTTCGTTGGTGTCGTATTGCTCTGACCAGCTATTGTATGCTTGTTGGATGTTTGACATGGTAATTGTTCATTAAAAAAGCCCCAAAAAGGGGCTTTAGAGTGGAGAGTATCGGGGTCGAACCGACGACCTCTTGCATGCCATGCAAGCGCTCTAGCCAACTGAGCTAACCCCCCGGGGATTGCAAATGTAAGTTGCGTGTATTGAATGTCAAAAAATTGTTTTACGAGCCAGTAAGGGGCTCTTATGCTTGATTTTTACAATAAAATGCCTGGTTTTTCGTTGTACTTGGTAGTTAAGCTTAAGCTATTACTATGAAATACAGTCAACTGTTTATCGCAATCGGATTTACATCTGCAATCTTGCTTTCTGCTTGTAAAAAAGATGTAGACAAGCCAGCTGATGTTCAGGAAACAACCGAAGACAATAATCCGCCAATTGGAGGTGCAACAGCGGTATTCAGAGATACGGTATCTGTTAAGGATGGGGAAGTAACCATTACCTATGCAAAGTCAGATGCTTGTTTTCCCAGCAACGAGATTTTTTCATTCACAGCTTCCGCTGCCGGTATACCTACAGGGGCAAAATATATTTGGGAATTCGGGGACGGTAAATCTTTAACGGGGACAACGGTTAGAAATATGTACAGAAACCCTGCTACTTATACCATTATCCTTCAAATTAAGAACTCGGCAGATGTATTACTTCATAAAGCATCCATTTCGGTAAAAGCTTTGGGTCAGCAAGTAACACCCACTGCTATATTCTCGAGCGCTTTGCCCGATATTAATTACCTGAATAATATGACATTTACGAGTAGGTCTACTGTGCCAACCGGAACAATTGTAGATCATTTCTGGGATTGGGCAGATGGCACCACCAGTAATAGTTCCAACTCATTTATGCCTAAGAATTTTCCGAAAGTTCCAGAAGATAAAACTTACAATGTAAAGATGATTGTTACTGCTAACTCCGGATGCCGGGATACAGCAGCGCTAAATGTTTTTGTTCCTGCATCCTATACAATCAGCGGTAATTTTTCTGCAGAGCAATTTGATGCTTGTACTAACGAGTATTTTATTTTCACTCCAACTGCTACAGGGGTTCCGGCTGGTGCAGAATATACCTGGGATTTTGCTGATGCTACTGGAACTGTTACAGGTAGCCCTGTAAAGAAACAGTTTACATATCAGAATGATTATGATGTAAAAATGACCATAACCTTAAAAGGTAAAATAATTTATCAAACACACAGACCGGTAAGAGCTTTTGGTCAGAATATTAAACCTAAGGCTTTGATGTTAAAGAATGTGGTAAGTTCTACTTCAACTAAGGAAGTCTGGGCTTTTTATAGTCAATCCAATATTCCGCATGGATATTTAACCGGATACAGATGGGAAATGCCATTTAACCGAGTAGACGATAACTTTAATACGATTGTAGAACAGGAATTTACTAAAGCCGCAACGCCTACCAATTATTCTGTGCGATTAATTGTTACAGGCAATACTGGCTGTAAGGATACCACCGTTGCCAATATAACCATACCGGCAAAATAAGCCCTATGAAACTGATACGTACCCATTTATTCATTTTCTTGGCTGTTCTGGGTCTTTTTGCTTGTAAAAAAGATGCAGCTATAGATTTGGATAAATTGGTGCAGGTAGACTCAGCACAAATGACCAAAGGGGCAATTGTTACTGTTTCAAGAGATACTACAACCGTAACCTATGGTAATGTTGAAGCCAAGTTTAGCCAAACATCAACTTGTTTCCCTTCTTCAGAGGTATTTGCATTTTCTGCTTCCGGTGTTGCTTTACCGGCTGGTGGTTATTATAGCTGGCAATTTGGGGATGGCAACATTGCCACAGGTGCCACAACTACGCACTCTTACCAGGCAGCAGGATCTTTTGTAGTGACTTTGATGGTAATGGCCAATGCTAATAATATGCTTGCCAAAGTTAGTTTTGGAGTTAAGGCATTGGGGCAGCAAACCAAGCCTGAAGCTAGTTTCACCACCAAATTTGATTTCCCTCAAAATCTTAATTATGTTACTTTCAACAGTACTTCTTCTATTAATCAGGGAGATATTGTTCAATTTAAATACAACTGGGGCGACGGAACAGAGCATATAAGTTCTGTTGGATTGGTAAGACATGAATTTCCAAAAGCTATCAATGATTCTACCTATTCGGTAAAACTAACCATACTTTCAAACAGTGGATGTTCTGATGACACTACTATTCGATTGACTATTCCTGGCAGATACAATATCAAAGGCAAATTTAAGACTGAATCATTTGATGCCTGCACCAATGAGCGAATCCTATTTACTGCAGAAGCAGAAAATGTACCTTCTGGTGCAGTATATGAATGGGATTTTTCCGATGGTACAGGGGTTAGAACTGGAAACCCAATCATGTATAAGTATAAGTTCCCGAATGATTACGATGTTATAATGAGTGTTAAGCTCAATGGCAGGGAAATATACAGAACTAATAAGCTCGTGAATGCCAAAGGAGAGAATCCAAAACCGACAGCCAAGTTTGAGGAAACCCTTGTATGGGATTATCCTACTACGCAGCGATGGTCCTTTAACAGTAGGTCTACTATACCTACCAGTACTATTGATTCTTATCAATGGAGTTTTGGTAACGGAAATACCAACAATGAGTTTTACAGTTTCATAGAAACCGTTTATAACAAAGAAGCTACCAGTAAAACTTATACTGTTCAATTAATAGTTACCGGAAATGGTTGCACAGATACCGCCAGAAAAACCATTACTATTCCGCCTAGGTAATCTTAATTATTGTTAAGTAATGTATGTGTATTTCTTATATTTAGTTTTCATTAAAACTAAATCTGCTACATGTACAAAATACTCAAAACAATATTGGCTATATCTTTATTTATAGCTTGCTCTACATCGGTAAGTCGCATTGATGAAGGAGACGGACTTGAGGTTTTCAGTGCAGATATGCTAAAAAAGCATATTTCAGTGCTGGCTTCAGATGCATTCATGGGCCGCAAACCTTTCACTGAAGGAGAGACCAAAACAGTTAATTATTTAGTTGAACAATTCAAGTTATTAGGGCTTGAGCCTGGGAATGGGGACAGTTATATTCAATCTGTACCAATGGCCAATATACTGGCTATAGCTGCACCTTCTATGCAGGTAAAATCAAGTAAAGGCAGTTTCTCTTTACAAGCATTTAAAGATTATATCATTTGGACAGACAAAACCGATTCCAGTTTTACGCTGGATAATGCAGATTTGGTTTTTGCTGGTTATGGCGTAGTTGCTCCTGAATATAACTGGAATGATTATGCAGGCTTGGATGTGAAAGGAAAAGTGGTTATGGTTATGGTGAATGATCCAGGATTTTGGATAGGCGATACCAGTTTGTTCAAGGGAAAGGCAATGACGTATTACGGAAGGTGGACCTAT is a genomic window of Sediminibacterium sp. TEGAF015 containing:
- a CDS encoding glycosyltransferase gives rise to the protein MIIPDIVWTICFGLFCTVIAIQAFYYVYFFRRMAYYRNKEKEVSVEHPVSVIICARDEAHNLVKNLPGVLVQDYPTTHEVVLVNDNSTDESKYVIDEFKRSFKNLNMIELIQEAKMISGKKFPLSMGIKSAKYEIVLLTDADCVPASENWIRKMQDTYDEETEIVLGYGAYHKKPGLLNKLIRFETFHTAMQYFSYALAGKPYMGVGRNLSYKKELFFKNKGFSSINQIPSGDDDLFINQVANANNTAILMDHDAHTLSDPKTTWGEWMTQKYRHYTTGKYYKPIHQFLLGLYSFSLFFVYPLLAVSIIFYNWQLALGVYAVRFLLQAFILYKGMAKLNEKDLYPWFLFFDIWMFFYYLFTVPAIWKAPRKNWD
- the tgt gene encoding tRNA guanosine(34) transglycosylase Tgt, coding for MAALSYTLEHTANGSAARAGIIETDHGQIQTPIFMPVGTVGSVKAVTQQQLKLDIQAQIILGNTYHLYLRPGTEVLEAAGGLHRFNGWDRPILTDSGGYQVFSLAANRKIKEEGVVFQSHIDGSRHLFSPESVMDIQRNIGADIIMAFDECPPYPSTFDYAKKSMELTHRWLDRCIARLAETPDKYGYTQNLFPIVQGSTYKDLRKASCEFIASRNAVGNAIGGLSVGEPEDMMYEFTALCTENLPLNKPRYLMGVGTPWNLLECIDQGIDMFDCVMPTRNGRNGMLFTTQGVINIRNKKWAKDLSPIDPGLPSEPSQYYSKAYLRHLFVAEEILGLQLASIHNLSFYLWLVGEARKHILDNSFASWKKEMLEIVKRRL
- a CDS encoding LptF/LptG family permease is translated as MKKLDWYILRKFLTTFFFAIFLFAVIAVVVDVSEKTDDFVRSQLGFRRIVTDYYAGFIPHIIALLFPLFVFIAVIFFTSKMAGNSEIIAILASGTGYSRWLRPYWVGGIIMATILWFANQYVVPKANVLRGNFEAKYIDANSSYNALLGQSNHIYLRIDSFTYAGIHYYDTTVKRGGPVFLYTLKGNEVVENLRAESIIWDTASRKWKMDVVFDRKLQPMQEKVVQEATRLMNFNFKPSDLTRDKYTKDKLTTPELTRFIALEELRGSEGLNSLKVERYRRDATCVTVILLTLIGAIVAGRKVRGGSGVHLAVGFVTAALFIVTDRFSTIFSTKGDLPPLLAAWIPNMIFLMVVLYLYRTAPK
- a CDS encoding citrate (Si)-synthase, eukaryotic encodes the protein MGIIKDRFKATADTASAEIKSILKDHGNKKIGEVTLAQIYQGMRGITGLVTETSLLDAQEGIRFRGYSIPELQDKLPKAPNGGEPLPEGLFYLMLMGELPTEEQVNHITSVWQRRSHVPNHVFATIDSLPLNTHPMTMFVVGVMALQTESNFAKEYAKGMNKKDYWDATYDDAMDLIARLPRIAAYIYRRKYKNNEHIQPNGLLDWAGNFAHMMGYEDESFKELMRLYMTIHADHEGGNVSAHTTHLVGSALSDPFLSYAAGMNGLAGPLHGLANQEVIKWIFEMQEKLGTDSPSKEQIAQYVQDTLSSGKVVPGYGHAVLRKTDPRFSAQMEFGKKHMPDDKLVNTVWNIYETVPPILQSLGKIKNPWPNVDAHSGALLVHYGFVEYEFYTVLFAVSRALGVMASLCWDRALGFPLERPKSVTTESVKLWLEGKDQIWE
- a CDS encoding class I SAM-dependent DNA methyltransferase, with amino-acid sequence MSNIQQAYNSWSEQYDTNENKTRDLEAIAIRNALEGKSFKNCLEIGCGTGKNTLWLKSIAKQVLAIDLSEKMLNKAKEKITDNQVKFIQADITHNWYFAATEKFDLATFSLMLEHIENLEPIFQQLSLVMESGATVYIGELHPFKQYNGSKARFDTEEGTQVVTCFNHHISDFVTAAKKYHFQLTDINEYFDEDDSSSMPRILQLLFCYNP
- a CDS encoding PKD domain-containing protein — encoded protein: MKYSQLFIAIGFTSAILLSACKKDVDKPADVQETTEDNNPPIGGATAVFRDTVSVKDGEVTITYAKSDACFPSNEIFSFTASAAGIPTGAKYIWEFGDGKSLTGTTVRNMYRNPATYTIILQIKNSADVLLHKASISVKALGQQVTPTAIFSSALPDINYLNNMTFTSRSTVPTGTIVDHFWDWADGTTSNSSNSFMPKNFPKVPEDKTYNVKMIVTANSGCRDTAALNVFVPASYTISGNFSAEQFDACTNEYFIFTPTATGVPAGAEYTWDFADATGTVTGSPVKKQFTYQNDYDVKMTITLKGKIIYQTHRPVRAFGQNIKPKALMLKNVVSSTSTKEVWAFYSQSNIPHGYLTGYRWEMPFNRVDDNFNTIVEQEFTKAATPTNYSVRLIVTGNTGCKDTTVANITIPAK
- a CDS encoding PKD domain-containing protein, whose translation is MKLIRTHLFIFLAVLGLFACKKDAAIDLDKLVQVDSAQMTKGAIVTVSRDTTTVTYGNVEAKFSQTSTCFPSSEVFAFSASGVALPAGGYYSWQFGDGNIATGATTTHSYQAAGSFVVTLMVMANANNMLAKVSFGVKALGQQTKPEASFTTKFDFPQNLNYVTFNSTSSINQGDIVQFKYNWGDGTEHISSVGLVRHEFPKAINDSTYSVKLTILSNSGCSDDTTIRLTIPGRYNIKGKFKTESFDACTNERILFTAEAENVPSGAVYEWDFSDGTGVRTGNPIMYKYKFPNDYDVIMSVKLNGREIYRTNKLVNAKGENPKPTAKFEETLVWDYPTTQRWSFNSRSTIPTSTIDSYQWSFGNGNTNNEFYSFIETVYNKEATSKTYTVQLIVTGNGCTDTARKTITIPPR